From a region of the Deinococcus terrestris genome:
- a CDS encoding DegV family protein, protein MTDSTCDLAPETARQLGLHVVPLRVVMGGRTLLDWQEVDPDAVYDHQRSGGQVDTEPATQAAFERVYRELLGTHDAILSLHISGHLSATAAHARQAAQALGAGHRIQVLDSGFASLPLAEAALAAREAIDRGGDLAAAKQAVTGIQNSLMAEFSVPTLEYLRRGGRLSRTQEFIGNMLGVRPVLRFDAGRLKAVRRVRAAQATGDILTQLEAQFGREPVAVTIGHAGRDAARIAELRSAVQASGLNVVRGRLQLLGPVIGAHVGPGTYGLLARPVFA, encoded by the coding sequence GTGACGGATTCCACCTGCGACCTCGCCCCCGAGACGGCCCGGCAGCTCGGCCTGCACGTGGTCCCGCTGCGGGTCGTGATGGGCGGCCGGACGCTGCTGGACTGGCAGGAAGTCGACCCCGACGCCGTTTATGACCACCAGCGTTCCGGCGGACAGGTGGACACCGAACCCGCCACCCAGGCGGCGTTTGAGCGGGTCTACCGGGAACTGCTCGGCACGCACGACGCCATCCTCAGCCTGCACATCAGCGGCCACCTCTCGGCCACCGCCGCGCATGCCCGGCAGGCGGCGCAGGCGCTGGGCGCCGGGCACCGTATCCAGGTCCTCGACAGCGGCTTCGCCTCCCTGCCGCTGGCCGAGGCCGCCCTCGCCGCGCGGGAAGCCATAGACCGGGGAGGGGACCTCGCCGCAGCGAAGCAGGCGGTAACCGGGATTCAGAACAGCTTGATGGCCGAGTTCAGCGTCCCCACTCTGGAATACCTGCGCCGGGGCGGGCGCCTCTCGCGCACGCAGGAATTTATCGGCAACATGCTGGGCGTGAGGCCCGTGCTGCGCTTCGACGCCGGGCGCCTGAAGGCCGTGCGCCGGGTCCGGGCCGCGCAGGCGACCGGGGACATCCTCACGCAGCTCGAAGCGCAGTTCGGCCGCGAACCCGTCGCGGTCACCATCGGGCACGCGGGCCGCGACGCCGCCCGCATCGCTGAACTGCGCTCGGCCGTGCAGGCCAGCGGGCTGAATGTTGTCCGGGGCCGACTGCAACTTCTCGGCCCCGTGATCGGTGCCCACGTCGGCCCCGGCACCTATGGACTGCTGGCCCGGCCCGTGTTCGCCTGA
- a CDS encoding methyltransferase domain-containing protein: MTWNPEVYHRWREARSAPVRDLLALFPDLPYRDVVDLGCGTGEPTRMLAERFPDARVLGLDSSAEMLARADAAGLPNLRFERGDIADLTGDYDLIFSNAALQWLPDHPALLARLWARLRPGGVLAVQVPANHDHDSHRLLTETANEFAAELGGFTRFGTAQGASPVLTPAAYAERLDELGAAEVTALSRVYPVVLPGAEGVLDWTRGTALVPYLSRLSVEDGTRFTAAYLERLRGRWPGDRVYYAFTRVLFMARRG, from the coding sequence ATGACCTGGAATCCCGAGGTGTACCACCGCTGGCGTGAGGCCCGCAGCGCTCCCGTCCGCGACCTCCTGGCCCTGTTTCCCGATCTCCCCTACCGCGACGTGGTGGACCTGGGGTGCGGCACGGGGGAGCCGACGCGGATGCTGGCCGAGCGCTTCCCGGACGCGCGGGTCCTGGGGCTGGACAGCAGCGCGGAGATGCTGGCGCGGGCGGACGCGGCGGGCCTGCCAAACCTGCGCTTTGAGCGGGGAGACATTGCCGATCTCACGGGCGACTACGACCTGATCTTTTCCAACGCGGCGCTGCAATGGCTGCCCGACCACCCGGCGCTGCTGGCCCGGCTGTGGGCGCGGCTGCGGCCGGGCGGCGTGCTGGCCGTGCAGGTGCCGGCCAACCACGACCACGACAGCCACCGCCTGCTGACCGAGACGGCGAACGAGTTCGCGGCAGAATTGGGCGGTTTTACCCGGTTCGGCACCGCGCAGGGCGCCTCTCCGGTGCTGACGCCCGCCGCCTACGCTGAGCGGCTGGACGAGCTGGGAGCAGCGGAGGTCACGGCGCTGAGCAGGGTCTACCCGGTGGTGTTGCCGGGGGCGGAGGGCGTGCTGGACTGGACACGGGGCACGGCGCTGGTGCCGTACCTGTCGCGGCTGAGCGTGGAGGATGGGACACGCTTCACGGCGGCCTACTTGGAGCGGTTGCGCGGACGCTGGCCGGGCGATCGGGTGTACTACGCCTTCACACGGGTGCTGTTCATGGCACGGCGGGGCTAA